The stretch of DNA GGTGAATCCCACCACAGCTCCCTACGAGTAAATCCGACCGAATTCCATTGATATACACTTAGATCAAGGAGGATACATAACTACAGATCAATCTGCAAACCTAACCCTaccagctcctcctcccttcctctcaaTCTTGACCACTCTCTTACCCACTGCCGCATAGATAACCTTTGTTCCCAGACCTCCGGCTCCGtcccatcctctttcctttgcaACATTCCCAAGGAACTCCTTCACCTCATTCATGTCCACTTCCCCAGGTGACCCTTCTGAACTGGACGAGGCgcgaaggatggagaggaacAAGTGGGCAAATAGGATTGTTTCAGAGGTTATAGGCTTTGGTGGAGGTAGACCGCCGTGGGAGAgtgaagagagggaagaggatgtgCTTGGAgatggcggtggagggAGATTGGAGTTGGAAAGATGTATGAGATGCCTCCTATGAATTCAAAATCGTCAGCTGGCGGCGGTCATCGTGTTATGAGAGGATACGCACACTGAAGATGCCGTGTCCTTCTCCACAGTCTGACCGTTTTCAAGTCCCTGTCTCATAAGGTCTCCTACATTACTCCAGATCTTTTCCTATTTTTTATTAGCTACAGTGCCCATGGACGAAACACACAGACTTACCACGCCAGCTTTGACAGCTTCGGCATCTGTATCAACCCCGTCCAGCTTGTTGTCTGCGTAAATTTGCGGTGTTTGAGCCAGTACATCTGTATCGAGAACCGGTTGAACAAGTTCTTCAACGGGCAAATGAACCTTTTTGGGTGGCGAGGACGGCTGAAATTCTGCTGCAGCTGTTTTGATGGGGCTTGAGGGCGATGGCGCTTGAGTCAGCCTCACCGTCTCATCGGGGTCTTCACCAGCGGGATTTTGATTGGGCGCAACTTCCAATGGCGCTGGTGGAGCATCAGCGGCAACCGGTGCAGGCGTATGCGAGGTCCCCGCCGCTCCTTCATCTGATCTCTTGCCCAGCATCGAGGTGCCCAACCCTGCCCCAAGTTTCGAGCTTGACGCAGACGAAGACCCTATCCGTCTACCAAAGATGCCCTCTCCTCTCAGAGTCCCCGGCGCCCGCGGCGTGATCAGCTTCAACGGGCTAAATCTGTCGATCCTCTCTGCTCTTTCCAATCTTTCAATAGCATGACGTGGCGTGGCATTGACGAGTGAGTTGGTGACATGCGGCATGGAGCGGCCAGGAGTACGAGgttgagcaggagcagaTTGCGCTTGAGACGGTGTGGGCTGAGATTCGAACTGAGATTGAAGttgggatgatggaggtGATTGAGGAATGTTTTTGCCCACTGGCGGGACCATATCTTGTGGCTTCAATGGTTGCTCGTCTTGCGACGGTTGAGAACCACGACGCAAAGGTATTATTTTAGCTTCCAACGTTCGAAGAgccgcttcttctgccttgATAGCTTCTTCGGGCGTGAGTTTTACAGGTTCCTGTCGAggttcttctgcttcttcaggTTGATGGGACGGAGAAGCAGGAATATCGACCGGTCTGTTCGCCTACCATGATAATTCAGCTTATAATACAATATATAGCTTCTTCAGCGACATACTTCAGCAATAAGCATCTCAAGCTCTGCCAGCCGATCCAAGTTCCGATGGTGTTGATCCAAGAGATTGATGACATGCGCTCTCGCCCTCGGCATGGGGCGACTACATATTTGATCAGTCCATCTACTCTGTTGAGATGGAGTACACATACTAGTCATCAACAAGTTTCAATGCCGTCCTCAGCATGACTTCCACCTCGTCTTTCTCaattcctcctccgccaccaccacctccaccaccaccacgctTCAACTCTTTCAACGGCGTCACTACCCCAccttccctcttttcgACCCGTTtatttcctcctccgccaaTGACACCAGGCAAATTGCTCTCCCCTACAAACTTGAAGAGCCTCCGCTCTGCATCCGATGCATCGCGGATGAGTTCGAGGACGTTTCCTTTTCCGAGATGGGAGAGGTGGGGAGGGGGCAGGTGGAGATAGGCGGTGGTGAACGGGCCTGGGGGGGCAGTGTTGAGGGTTGATAGGTAGGCGATCTGTTCGGAGTGATGCGCGAGGGCATCGAGCGACTCTGCCAGGGAAGGCATCGTGGGCAGCAAGAAGAATACGGAGGACAACAAAAGATGAGATGGCGGAATGTTTTGTTTATGCAGTGGAAAAGAGCAACGAAGTCGCGTCGCGTAAACAATAAAAATGGGCGGCAATTTAACTTTCCACTTTTCACACACACAAGGTCCAAGGCAACACATGCTAAAGGCTTCATTTCGTCCATTTGAACACTGTGCTATTACTATCCTACTTGACACATTTCGCTTCACTCCACTTGACACATTTCACTTCGCTTCTACCCCCGACATCCTTCACTTTCGACGCAGTACGGTACTTGCTCTGTACTTTTGGTCCCGCGGCGGGCGACTCCACCGCTCTACAATCGCGCAAGTTACTTCTTCTCAGACAACTCGGCAACACCGGGTAAAGTCTTGCCTTCCAACAACTCCAAAGAAGCACCGCCGCCAGTGGAGACGTGGCTCaattcatcctccttaCCGGCCTGAGCAACAAGGGTAGCAGtgtcaccaccaccaacgATGACAGTGGAGCCGTTCTTGGCGGCCTTGATACAGGCTTCGAGGAGGGCGTTGGAGCCGCTGGCAAACGCAGGGAACTCAAAGACACCGGCGGGGCCGTTCCAGAGGATGGTCTTGGCCTCAGCAACGGTCTGAGCAAAGAGTTCTCGGGACTTGGGTCCACAGTCGAGACCCATCCAGTCAGAGGGGATACCAGACTCGTCAGTAGCAGAGCCGGTCTATTGCAATGTCAGCAAGATTCCATGTAAGGAATATCAAAACAGGTATACCTTGGCGTCCTTGTCAAATTTGTCGGCGGTGACATAGTCAACGGGGAAGACAAGCTTAACgttgttcttcttggccttctcaaCAAGGTCCTTGACCTGCTTGGAGCCAGCTTCGTCGAACAAGGAGGTACCAATCTGATATTTAGTGTTAATGATGAGTATAATGCACCGCcaacaaaaaaagaatcAACCAACCTCGACATTGTCAAGGGTCTTCTTGAAAGTGAAAGACATGCCACCGCAGATGATCAAAGTGTTAACCTGGTCGAGCATGTTCTCAATCAATTGGATCTTGTCGGCGACCTTGGCACCACcgaggatggcaaggaaaggCCTCTCGGGCTTTTCAAGGACCTTGGCAAAGTACTCgagctccttcttcatgaGGAAGCCAGCAGCTCGCTTGGGGAGCTGGACACCGACCATGGAGGAGTGGGCTCGGTGGGCAGTACCAAAGCTGATAATTGTTCAGGACAATGTTTTAATCATGGAAAGGGGATAAAAACATACGCATCGTTAATGTAGACAGTACCGAGTTCAGTGAGCTGCTCTCGGAACTTCTTGACGGCCGCAGGGTCGGCCTTGACCTTTTCGtcgcccttcttgcccttaccctcctcctcgatGTGGAATCGCAAGTTCTCCAAAAGGAAGACCTGGCCGTTCTCACCCTTGAGAACCTCGCTCTTGACCTCGTCACCGACACACTCGGGAAGAAACTTGACGTCCTTGGAGAGAAGCTCAGAGAGCTTGGAAGCAACGGGCTTGAGAGAGTACTTGGGGTTGGGGGAACCGTCAGGTCGGCCAAGATGGGACATGAGGATGACAGACTTGGCGCCTAGTTCATTGTTAGGTGATTGGCGATGTTAAGCAACCGCAAACTTACCGTTGTCAATGGCGTACTTGATGGTGGGGAGAGCCGCAACGATACGCTAATAAGGCTCATCAGCACATGTCCATATGCATTTGTGTAAAAGTGTCCTACAGCAGGGTTGGTGATCTTGCCCTCCTTGTCCATGCTGTTGATACTAATTAGAATCTGGAACAAGGAAtgagagaggaggtggaaagCTCACGGGACGTTAAAGTCGACACGGATGAGGACCCTCTCGCCCTTGAGGTCGACGTCGGTAATGTTGagcttggaagagagagacaTTGCGACTATGGAATAAGAGTGTTTGTTTGgataaggaagaaagagatagGCAGATATTATAAGTGGGATGATGTATATAGCGACACGGAAGACAAGCGATTTTGAGCGCATAATGAGGTCATTGAGGAGGTAGGGAGGGGGTTAGGTATGGAAAGCTGCGGCGTCAGCTGAGGAAGTGTTGGCGGGGATGTGGGCTTACGGGTTTTGGAGTGTTTCTATGGaacagaagatgaagatacAAAAGAGAAATATAGAGATGCGAATGGAAACGAAAATGGGCgagggaatgggaatgCAGGGTTTACGTCGCAGTTGCCGCTCCGCCAGTTTCCCACGGTCGCACGCCAttttcccctttccttttccttccgtCGTCCAATCACACCCACATCTTACCACCACATTCACTTTCCTCGCTGTTTCTTCATAAACAACTTGCCATACTCATCACAATGCCCGTCGCTCCTGTTGTTGGCAAGGTATGCCGCGTCTCTTCCCACTACGCCGAAGCAGCCTTCACTGACACCCGTCGCAGCTCCGAAAGAGGCTCATCACTGACCTTACCGCCTCGTTCGTCCTTCGTCCCATTCCATATGCACCCGACCCGCAAAACAGCTGCTAACACTGCATTCCCGCTCACCACAGCATCGGTATCGGTCTCGCCGGCGCCTACACCTTTTGGTACACTGTCCACCTCCCCATGGGTACGTGTTGATTTTCTTGCAAATATGACGACCTCGGACTTGTCTGACGCCGTGCGCTCTCCCACACAACTGTAGTCAAGAGGCGTGACGACTACTACCTCCGTCTCGAACAGGCCAAGTCTTCTTAAATGGCTCTCTTTTCGACAAATAGCCAACTCGACATCATATAGTGAGATTTTAGGATTGAGCTATAGGGACGTGTTGGATTGGAATTAGGGATGCATCTGTGGACCAATTGCTACCAGACGTGCCAGGCTCTGGGTACCGCTCTGCTGTTCTGCTGTTGCCCGAGCCGTGATGACTCTGCGCTCGAGTCTCACCCAAGTCTGCGAGTTCTCTACTGACGCCGACGCTTTCCCGGTGCTTGTATGTCGTCGGAGCGCTTCGGGGGtttcccctctttctcgGTGGCTGTATTACGTACAGCCTGAATGCCATGCAATTACGTAATTCCGATTAACCGTAAGACGCGCGCGATCTGGACATTTACGGTTAACCGCGACCGCTCGCTCTCCCACACTTCcgtttccttctttcttcttctttttcttttcttctttccacaaTGTCAATATCGCCAGAATGACCTTCCAAGTGCCCCCAAATGATGCCAACGTAGGTTTAGCCCATCCTCTCGTTCCCCGGCAGAGCCTCCGCGACGGCTGACAAACCTCCTCTTAACAGACGGTCAGCGTGGCCATGCAGGAATGGCTCGAATTCCAAGAGTTCAAAAAATTCCAGGCGGCACAGCGAGCAAAGCAGGTCAGTTTAGTTTCAAAAGCAGTGGCTGCTGTCTTTGCCTGCTATACAAGTCGgctctctttttttccagATAATGGGCTGACGTTATGGTATTGTAATTCGTAGAGTTCACAGTCTACTCCCT from Cryptococcus neoformans var. neoformans B-3501A chromosome 7, whole genome shotgun sequence encodes:
- a CDS encoding hypothetical protein (Match to ESTs gb|CF193792.1|CF193792, gb|CF193791.1|CF193791, gb|CF188064.1|CF188064) yields the protein MPVAPVVGKLRKRLITDLTASIGIGLAGAYTFWYTVHLPMVKRRDDYYLRLEQAKSS
- a CDS encoding hypothetical protein (Match to ESTs gb|CF190995.1|CF190995, gb|CF190888.1|CF190888, gb|CF189704.1|CF189704; HMMPfam hit to PGK, Phosphoglycerate kinase, score: 932.2, E(): 1.8e-277), encoding MSLSSKLNITDVDLKGERVLIRVDFNVPMDKEGKITNPARIVAALPTIKYAIDNGAKSVILMSHLGRPDGSPNPKYSLKPVASKLSELLSKDVKFLPECVGDEVKSEVLKGENGQVFLLENLRFHIEEEGKGKKGDEKVKADPAAVKKFREQLTELGTVYINDAFGTAHRAHSSMVGVQLPKRAAGFLMKKELEYFAKVLEKPERPFLAILGGAKVADKIQLIENMLDQVNTLIICGGMSFTFKKTLDNVEIGTSLFDEAGSKQVKDLVEKAKKNNVKLVFPVDYVTADKFDKDAKTGSATDESGIPSDWMGLDCGPKSRELFAQTVAEAKTILWNGPAGVFEFPAFASGSNALLEACIKAAKNGSTVIVGGGDTATLVAQAGKEDELSHVSTGGGASLELLEGKTLPGVAELSEKK